The following are encoded together in the Gorilla gorilla gorilla isolate KB3781 chromosome 14, NHGRI_mGorGor1-v2.1_pri, whole genome shotgun sequence genome:
- the LOC115930424 gene encoding lanosterol 14-alpha demethylase-like — translation MEKVTGGNLLSMLLIACTFTLSLVYLFRLAASHLVQLPAGAKSPPYVFSPVPFPGHAIAFGKSPVEFLENAYEKYGPVFSFTMVGKTFTYLLGSDAAALLFNSKNEDLNAEDVYSHLTTPVFGKGVAYDVPNPVFLEQKKILKSGLNIAHFKQHVSIIEKETKEYFQSWGESGEKNVFEALSELIILTATHCLHGKEIRSQLNEKVAQLYADLDGGFSHAAWLLPGWLPLPSFRCRDRAHREIKDIFYKAIQKRRQSQEKIDDILQTLLDATYKDGRPLTDDEVAGMLIGLLLAGQHSSSTTSAWMDFFLARDKTLQEKCYLEQKTVCGENLPPLTYDQLKDLNLLDRCIKEILRLRPPIMIMMRMARTPQTVVGCTIPPGHQVCVSPTVNQRLKDSWVERLDFNPDRYLQDNPASGEKFAYVPFGAGCHR, via the coding sequence ATGGAGAAGGTGACAGGCGGCAACCTCTTGTCCATGCTGCTGATCGCCTGCACCTTCACCCTCAGCCTGGTCTACCTGTTCCGTCTGGCCGCCAGCCACTTGGTCCAGCTGCCCGCAGGGGCGAAAAGTCCTCCATACGTTTTCTCCCCAGTTCCATTCCCTGGGCATGCCATAGCATTTGGGAAAAGTCCAGTTGAATTTCTAGAAAATGCATATGAGAAGTATGGACCTGTATTTAGTTTTACCATGGTAGGCAAGACATTTACTTACCTTCTGGGGAGTGATGCTGCTGCGCTgctttttaatagtaaaaatgaaGACCTGAATGCAGAAGATGTCTACAGTCACCTGACAACACCTGTGTTTGGGAAGGGAGTTGCATACGATGTGCCTAATCCAGTTTTCTTGGAGcagaagaaaatcttaaaaagtgGCCTTAACATAGCCCACTTTAAACAGCATGTTTCTataattgaaaaagaaacaaaggaatacTTTCAGAGTTGGGGAGaaagtggagaaaaaaatgtgtttgaagCTCTTTCTGAGCTCATAATTTTAACAGCTACCCACTGTTTGCATGGAAAGGAAATCAGAAGTCAACTCAATGAAAAGGTAGCACAGCTGTATGCAGATTTGGATGGAGGTTTCAGCCATGCAGCCTGGCTCTTACCAGGTTGGCTGCCTTTGCCTAGTTTCAGATGCAGGGACAGAGCTCATCGGGAAATCAAGGATATTTTCTATAAGGCAATCCAGAAACGCAGACAGTCTCAAGAAAAAATTGATGACATTCTCCAAACTTTACTAGATGCTACATACAAGGATGGGCGTCCTTTGACTGATGATGAAGTAGCAGGGATGCTTATTGGATTACTCTTGGCAGGGCAGCATTCATCCTCAACTACTAGTGCTTGGATGGACTTCTTTTTGGCCAGAGACAAAACACttcaagaaaaatgttatttagaaCAGAAAACAGTCTGTGGAGAGAATCTGCCTCCTTTAACTTATGACCAGCTCAAGGATCTAAATTTACTTGATCGCtgtataaaagaaatattaagacTTAGACCTCCTATAATGATCATGATGAGAATGGCCAGAACTCCTCAGACTGTGGTAGGGTGTACCATTCCTCCAGGACATCAGGTGTGTGTTTCTCCCACTGTCAATCAAAGACTTAAAGACTCATGGGTAGAACGCCTGGACTTTAATCCTGATCGCTACTTACAGGATAACCCAGCATCAGGGGAAAAGTTTGCCTATGTGCCATTTGGAGCTGGGTGTCATCGTTGA